From Solwaraspora sp. WMMD1047, the proteins below share one genomic window:
- a CDS encoding NlpC/P60 family protein: MSPIRGGDWIGRAGRAGVRAGRTAVVRVAVATLWARPEAVRPVDAPALAHRTDLARWSSALHAEARFQERVLSQLLLGERVLVEEVRPDGWARLVAVEQPAAKLDPRGYPGWLPAGQLTTGEDPPDTRDLVVDSVTTALRATPGGPVVVPGVVLGTRLAGAGPPRGGWQPVRVPGHRRLLWAPRRHLVRNPTRPPTAVEVLTIANRLRDVGYVWGGVSAYGIDCSGLVHLAWRRLGIRLPRDADDQAGATRPLAPGTERPGDLYLFARPGRPVHHVGIVTAAQPGGDRRMLHASYSARRVVEESMPADRAATLVGAHRVCRLAPA, translated from the coding sequence ATGAGTCCGATCAGGGGCGGCGACTGGATCGGCCGGGCCGGCCGGGCCGGCGTACGGGCGGGTCGGACGGCGGTGGTCCGGGTCGCCGTCGCCACCCTGTGGGCACGGCCGGAGGCCGTTCGGCCGGTCGACGCGCCGGCGCTGGCCCACCGCACCGATCTCGCCCGGTGGAGCTCCGCCCTGCACGCCGAGGCACGGTTCCAGGAACGGGTGCTCAGTCAGCTCCTGCTCGGCGAGCGGGTACTCGTCGAGGAGGTGCGTCCGGACGGATGGGCCCGGCTGGTCGCCGTGGAGCAGCCCGCCGCGAAGCTGGACCCGCGCGGCTACCCGGGCTGGTTGCCGGCCGGGCAGCTCACGACCGGCGAGGACCCGCCGGACACCCGCGATCTGGTGGTCGACTCCGTCACCACCGCGCTACGGGCCACCCCCGGCGGGCCGGTCGTGGTTCCCGGGGTGGTGCTCGGCACCCGGTTGGCCGGTGCCGGGCCGCCCCGGGGCGGCTGGCAACCCGTCCGGGTGCCCGGTCACCGACGTCTGCTCTGGGCGCCTCGCCGGCACCTGGTGCGGAACCCGACCCGGCCACCCACCGCCGTCGAGGTGCTGACCATCGCCAACCGGCTCCGCGACGTCGGCTACGTCTGGGGCGGCGTGTCGGCGTACGGGATCGACTGTTCGGGCCTGGTCCACCTGGCCTGGCGGCGGCTCGGCATCCGGCTGCCCCGGGACGCCGACGACCAGGCCGGCGCGACCCGCCCGCTGGCACCCGGCACCGAGCGGCCGGGTGACCTGTACCTGTTCGCGCGGCCGGGCCGGCCGGTGCACCACGTCGGCATCGTCACCGCCGCCCAGCCTGGCGGGGACCGGCGGATGCTGCACGCGAGCTATTCGGCGCGGCGGGTGGTGGAGGAGTCCATGCCGGCCGACCGGGCGGCCACCCTGGTCGGCGCCCACCGGGTCTGCCGGCTGGCGCCGGCCTGA
- a CDS encoding serine hydrolase — protein MGPQIEPAPGWAELDAELAAVDGTVSAYVGRPGTPPAYTRSPDRTHYAASTMKVAVLAALHRAAETGTLDLAAAVPVVNEFDSAAPGAARFGCEREFDGDEAVWLRLGDTAPLDWLADRMITRSSNLATNLVLAEVGLPAVGRAWAAAGARHSGTARGIDDSAARRSGLENLVTAADLAGLFAAIATHRVAGAASCAAMLDILTRQQRREDLAAGLPPGTRIAHKNGWVRWVRHGAGLVLPEDAPPYTIAVCVSRRPPGAGPTGPPEDPARERVAARQWDAAARALIARVSATAWQARRSLTVATPDQPPPPTPTG, from the coding sequence GTGGGCCCGCAGATCGAACCGGCCCCGGGCTGGGCCGAACTGGACGCGGAGCTGGCCGCCGTCGACGGCACGGTGTCGGCGTACGTCGGCCGGCCCGGCACGCCGCCGGCGTACACCCGGTCGCCGGACCGGACCCACTACGCGGCGAGCACCATGAAGGTCGCGGTGCTCGCCGCCCTGCACCGGGCCGCCGAGACCGGCACCCTGGACCTGGCGGCGGCGGTGCCGGTGGTGAACGAGTTCGACTCGGCCGCGCCCGGGGCGGCCCGCTTCGGCTGCGAGCGGGAGTTCGACGGCGACGAGGCGGTCTGGCTGCGGCTGGGCGACACGGCGCCGCTGGACTGGCTCGCCGACCGGATGATCACCCGGTCCAGCAACCTCGCCACCAACCTGGTGCTGGCCGAGGTCGGCCTACCGGCGGTCGGGCGGGCCTGGGCGGCGGCCGGCGCCCGGCACAGCGGCACCGCCCGCGGCATCGACGACTCCGCCGCCCGGCGGTCCGGCCTGGAGAACCTGGTCACCGCCGCCGACCTGGCCGGCCTGTTCGCGGCGATCGCCACCCACCGGGTCGCCGGTGCCGCGAGCTGCGCGGCGATGCTCGACATTCTCACCCGCCAGCAGCGCCGAGAGGACCTCGCCGCCGGGCTACCGCCGGGCACCCGTATCGCGCACAAGAACGGCTGGGTCCGGTGGGTACGCCACGGCGCCGGCCTGGTGCTGCCCGAGGACGCTCCCCCGTACACCATCGCCGTCTGCGTCAGCCGGCGACCGCCCGGCGCCGGGCCGACCGGCCCGCCGGAGGACCCGGCCCGGGAACGGGTCGCGGCCCGGCAGTGGGACGCCGCGGCCCGGGCGCTCATCGCGCGGGTCTCGGCCACCGCCTGGCAGGCCCGCCGATCCCTGACCGTCGCGACCCCGGACCAACCGCCACCGCCGACCCCGACGGGCTGA